A single region of the Leptothrix cholodnii SP-6 genome encodes:
- a CDS encoding PilN domain-containing protein: MSQQLNLLSADLLRQRQRWTLQQGLWLLLALAAAGLIGTLVLQFLTRQAAADLQQLQQAMDSQRIELTTRQGEAQAGPAGRIETELRQLRQREAAERRLQEVLAGGQAGRENGHAAVLQALARQADPAVWITGLSLGQDGDTMELQGRMADAAALPAYLRRLQNEALFHGRQFAQLSLQRVEAGAEGNLAISAYTEFVLRTQLGPAGATAGRTP, from the coding sequence ATGTCGCAACAACTCAATCTGCTCAGCGCCGACCTGCTGCGCCAGCGCCAGCGCTGGACCCTGCAACAAGGCCTGTGGCTGCTGCTCGCGCTGGCCGCGGCCGGCCTGATCGGCACGCTGGTGCTGCAGTTCCTGACCCGCCAGGCCGCGGCCGACCTGCAGCAGCTGCAGCAGGCGATGGACAGCCAACGCATCGAACTGACCACCCGGCAGGGCGAGGCGCAAGCCGGCCCGGCCGGCCGCATCGAGACCGAGCTGCGCCAGCTGCGTCAGCGTGAAGCCGCCGAGCGCCGTCTGCAGGAGGTACTGGCCGGCGGACAGGCCGGGCGCGAAAACGGTCACGCCGCGGTGCTGCAGGCGCTCGCCCGCCAGGCCGACCCTGCCGTCTGGATCACCGGCCTGAGCCTGGGCCAGGACGGCGACACGATGGAGCTGCAAGGCCGCATGGCCGATGCCGCCGCGCTGCCGGCCTATCTGCGGCGGCTGCAGAACGAAGCGCTGTTCCACGGCCGGCAGTTTGCGCAGCTCAGCCTGCAACGCGTCGAAGCCGGCGCCGAAGGCAACCTGGCCATCAGCGCCTACACCGAGTTCGTGCTGCGCACCCAGCTCGGCCCGGCCGGGGCAACCGCGGGGCGCACACCATGA